A stretch of the Dichotomicrobium thermohalophilum genome encodes the following:
- a CDS encoding nickel-dependent hydrogenase large subunit has protein sequence MAERVVVDPITRIEGHLRIEAETDNAGAITQAYSSGTMVRGIEIILKGRDPREAWAFAQRICGVCTLVHGIASVRAVEDALDYTIPANAQLIRNLMIAAQHVHDHVMHFYHLHALDWVDVVSALKADPKATSELQQSLSSHPNSSPGYFRQVQKKVQEFVESGQLGIFANGFWGHPEYKLPPEANLMALAHYLEALDWQRDVVRLHAIFGGKNPHPNFLVGGAPSPVSAGPGTDGTASTGVNIVTLEEVRRIIRSMQAFIEQVYLPDTIAIASFYKDWFRRGEGVGNFLTVGDFPEQGMDDPESWFIPAGAILNRDLSTIEPVDLNDQEQVQEFVARAWYDYEGGKDVGLHPYDGETNLSYTGPQPPYKQLNVEESYSWLKSPRWRGKPMEVGPLARLAMLYATGHEATKNLADSALQQLDLPLEAIFSTMGRTAARTIESKVFADQMEIWLDNLIANIKGGDNQVHNTAKWDPSTWPSVARGVGFMEAPRGALGHWIVIKDGVIDNYQAVVPSTWNAGPRDAEGGIGPYEAALMDAHTLHDPEQPLEIQRTVHSFDPCIACAVHVTDPDGEERAQIRVR, from the coding sequence AGGCGGAGACCGACAACGCGGGCGCCATCACCCAGGCCTACAGCTCGGGCACGATGGTCCGCGGAATCGAGATCATCCTGAAAGGCCGTGACCCGCGCGAGGCGTGGGCCTTCGCCCAGCGCATCTGCGGGGTGTGCACGCTAGTGCACGGTATTGCCTCGGTCCGCGCGGTGGAGGATGCGCTGGACTATACGATCCCGGCCAACGCGCAGCTCATCCGCAACCTGATGATCGCGGCGCAGCACGTGCATGACCATGTGATGCACTTCTACCACCTGCACGCGCTCGATTGGGTGGACGTCGTCTCCGCGCTCAAGGCCGACCCGAAGGCAACCTCCGAGCTACAGCAGTCGCTCTCCAGCCACCCGAATTCCAGCCCGGGCTACTTCCGTCAGGTCCAGAAGAAGGTGCAGGAGTTCGTCGAGAGCGGGCAGCTCGGCATCTTCGCCAACGGCTTCTGGGGCCACCCGGAATACAAGCTGCCGCCCGAAGCCAACCTGATGGCGCTGGCGCACTATCTGGAGGCGCTGGACTGGCAGCGCGACGTCGTGCGGCTGCACGCGATCTTCGGCGGCAAGAACCCGCACCCGAACTTCCTCGTCGGCGGCGCGCCCAGCCCTGTCAGCGCCGGCCCCGGCACGGACGGGACAGCCTCCACTGGCGTCAACATCGTCACACTGGAGGAAGTGCGCCGCATCATCCGATCTATGCAAGCCTTCATCGAGCAGGTCTACCTGCCCGACACGATCGCGATCGCCAGCTTCTACAAGGACTGGTTCCGCCGCGGCGAAGGCGTCGGCAATTTCCTGACCGTTGGCGACTTCCCCGAGCAAGGCATGGATGACCCGGAAAGCTGGTTCATTCCCGCAGGCGCGATCCTTAACCGCGACCTGAGCACGATCGAGCCGGTCGACCTCAACGACCAGGAGCAGGTGCAGGAGTTCGTCGCGCGCGCCTGGTACGACTACGAGGGCGGCAAAGATGTCGGTCTGCACCCGTATGACGGCGAGACAAACCTGAGCTACACCGGCCCGCAGCCGCCCTACAAGCAACTCAATGTCGAGGAGAGCTACTCCTGGCTGAAGTCGCCGCGCTGGCGCGGCAAACCGATGGAGGTCGGCCCGCTGGCCCGCCTCGCCATGCTCTACGCCACGGGCCACGAAGCAACGAAGAACCTGGCGGACAGCGCGCTGCAGCAGCTCGACCTCCCGCTGGAGGCGATCTTCTCGACAATGGGCCGCACGGCGGCGCGCACGATCGAATCGAAGGTGTTCGCCGACCAGATGGAAATCTGGCTCGACAACCTGATCGCCAACATCAAGGGCGGCGACAACCAGGTGCACAATACTGCGAAATGGGACCCCTCCACCTGGCCCTCCGTCGCGCGCGGTGTCGGCTTCATGGAAGCGCCGCGCGGCGCGCTTGGGCATTGGATCGTCATTAAGGACGGGGTGATCGACAATTATCAGGCGGTTGTTCCGAGCACCTGGAACGCCGGCCCGCGAGACGCGGAGGGGGGCATCGGCCCTTATGAGGCCGCGCTCATGGATGCCCACACGCTCCACGATCCCGAACAGCCGCTCGAAATCCAGCGAACTGTTCACAGCTTTGACCCATGCATTGCCTGCGCAGTCCATGTGACTGACCCAGACGGCGAGGAACGAGCACAGATTCGCGTGCGTTAA
- a CDS encoding rhodanese-like domain-containing protein, with protein MGTTEDLNGVTLDVFTPQEVKEMFDRNEIVVIDVRTPNEYAFEHIQGAMLFPMSSFDPAKLPSQEGKRVVFHCGSGMRSHKTAEKAAAAGLSRVAHMEGGFGAWKNAGLPYLAIDPATGSLVEKP; from the coding sequence ATGGGTACGACGGAAGACCTGAACGGCGTAACTCTGGACGTCTTTACGCCCCAGGAAGTCAAGGAGATGTTCGATCGCAACGAGATCGTGGTGATCGACGTCCGCACGCCGAACGAGTATGCGTTCGAGCATATCCAGGGCGCAATGCTGTTTCCGATGTCGAGCTTCGACCCTGCCAAGCTCCCTTCGCAGGAAGGCAAGCGCGTCGTCTTCCATTGCGGCTCGGGCATGCGCTCGCACAAGACGGCGGAGAAGGCGGCCGCGGCCGGCCTGTCTCGGGTTGCTCACATGGAGGGCGGCTTCGGCGCCTGGAAGAACGCTGGCCTGCCCTATCTGGCGATCGATCCGGCCACCGGGTCGCTCGTGGAAAAACCGTGA
- a CDS encoding Crp/Fnr family transcriptional regulator: MTPRVPNGDFSTLADRLQNTPLWSALADEERERILLGARMVTAHKSEVLIEEGELAQALFIVVGGALRLTRINGRGHRIIAGFLFRGDLVGACIADRYPFSVEAIDEVVLCRFERRHIREMNRENHGLEWRMITAASNEFLQCQTHLDIVMGGSVEAKLARFLLHIGGRIGEPVSDGTHIQLPMSREDIAHYLGHSLETVSRAFTKLREHGAIATPHRTQLVITDNSRLAEIAETDG, translated from the coding sequence GTGACCCCGCGAGTCCCCAACGGTGATTTTTCGACGCTTGCTGATCGACTTCAAAACACGCCGCTTTGGTCGGCGCTGGCTGACGAGGAGCGCGAGCGCATTCTGCTTGGTGCCCGCATGGTGACGGCCCACAAGAGCGAGGTTCTGATCGAGGAGGGCGAACTGGCGCAGGCGCTTTTCATTGTCGTCGGCGGTGCGCTGCGCCTGACACGTATCAACGGCCGCGGGCACCGCATTATCGCGGGGTTCCTGTTTCGCGGCGATCTTGTGGGGGCCTGCATCGCGGATCGCTATCCGTTCTCGGTCGAAGCTATCGACGAGGTCGTGCTGTGCCGCTTCGAGCGCCGGCATATCCGCGAGATGAACCGGGAAAATCACGGGCTCGAATGGCGCATGATCACTGCAGCGTCGAATGAGTTTCTGCAGTGTCAGACGCATCTCGACATCGTGATGGGCGGATCGGTCGAGGCCAAGCTCGCCCGCTTCCTGCTCCATATCGGCGGGCGTATCGGCGAGCCGGTCTCCGACGGCACGCACATTCAGCTGCCCATGAGCCGGGAAGACATTGCCCATTACCTTGGCCACAGCCTCGAAACCGTTAGCCGCGCTTTCACCAAGCTGCGCGAACACGGCGCCATTGCCACACCGCACCGGACGCAACTCGTCATTACGGATAACTCCCGCCTTGCGGAGATCGCCGAAACGGACGGCTAG